Genomic window (Leishmania braziliensis MHOM/BR/75/M2904 complete genome, chromosome 8):
TGGAGGACACCGCGCGGCACGTGGAGCGCCGTAAGGCGGTTGTGGCGGACCGCATCCGGGAGCTGGGGTGGTCAAAACAGGCCGGGAGTATTGCGGATGGAGAACAGGCAGCCGTAAAGGCCGAGTTCGAGCTGCTCTCGCAGCAGTTGCAGAGTATCGACCGTGACTTGGAGCAAGAAGGTCGCGAGCGCGAGAGGCTTCAGTCGCAGCTCGATGCGCTGACGTCGAAGCGGCTTGGCACAGTGAGGAGCTTGCAGGAGCGCAAGGACGTGGCAGACAGGACGGAAATGCAGCGGAGTTTGCTGGTGCAGCGACGCGATGAGGCACTGCAAAAGATCCGGCAGCTGGGAGTGCTGCCGCAAGGAGTTGCCAAGTTCGAGTCAGCCTCCCTAGGGAAGCTCATGTACCACTTGAAAGCAGTAAACGAGCAGCTGAAGGGCCTGTCGCACGTGAACCGCAAGGCGCTTGACCAGCACGCGGCCCTCCTGGAGACTATGAAAGAACTTACGTCGCAGAAGGAGACACTGACCAAGGAGCTGGACAGCATTCACGTGTTGATGGAGCACTTGGATTCgaagaaggaagaggcgaTTGAGCGCACCTACAAGCAGGTTCAGTACCAATTCGAGGAGGTGTTCAAGCAACTCGTTGGCGTCGAGAGCTGCtctgcagagctgcagctggtggCGCCTGCCGTGTCGAACAAGAAGGAGGACCCGTACACTGGCGCACGTATCAAGGTGTCGTTTGGTCTCGGCAACCCTGTCAGCCACCTGGACCAACTCAGCGGCGGGCAGAAGTCTTTGGTCGCCTTGGCGCTCATCTTTGCTATCCAGCGCTGCGACCCTGCGCCGTTCTACCTCTTTGACGAGATTGACGCCGCTCTGGATGCGGAGTACCGCACTTCTGTTGCGAAGATGATGGCACGCCAGTCCGATGAGTGCCAGTTCATTGTGGCGACCTTCAAGACGGAGCTCCTGGACGTGGCAGACAAAGTGCTTGGCATTTTCTTTCACAACAAAATGAGCCGCATCCAGACCATCTCGGGTGAAGAAGGTGTGAGGCTGCTGAAGCAGGTAGCACTCGAGGACCGCAAGCGGACTCGCGAAGGCAACTAGCTGCTTCTTGCCGTGCTGAATAGTAGCGGCTCTGCGCAATACGAATACCACAAAAGCCCCCGATAAGGTCGAGTGCATCGACGACAGCAAGAATGGCGCTGTTTTTTGTACGGCATGTGTGCGTACATACGTGTGGTTTGGCCAGCTTTTCAGGAGCCACCTCTTTTTTGTGTGCTGTGGCGCTCGGCGTGCTTCCCTGGATGTTCTCACGCTTCACTGATTCTGGAGTGTGACTGTAGCATGCACAGATATACACACGTACGGGAGCCATTGGCTCATAGAATAACAGAAAcgatcttttttttttaccagcacgtctctctgtgtacgtGGAGTGGTGTGCATTCATAGAAGATATCAGCTCAGATTCCATAGATTGCTGTCTTATTGTATCTGGTTTTGCTCATTTTCAGCTGTGTGCtggtctttctctctgtgtgtccCTCAGAcgctgcgtgagcagcgTATCGGAAGGAGACACATTTTTTTCGCTTTTCAGTAGCATGCGTCCGTTGGAGAGGGATGTACATTTTTTTTGCACCACCACACGTAGCTCAGCGCTCGCTTCTTTGACATGACATGAAAGGTAAAaagataaaaaaaaaaaacacaggAAACGGACGTGATTGTAGTCCACAGCTGTGCCGTTCAGTTGTGCTACTCTAGTTTCTGCTTGCATAGGGGGATATTGTATGGCGTGCGCCGCACGGCTTTGCCGCGTTGATGATGCTATAGGCGCCAACAGGACTGATAGCAGTGatctctccttctctctatCTACGCGTGCATTTCGCATGTCATGCGGAGAGATTTTGAAAGTCCTGTTTTCTTGTCTTCCACTGAACACGCCATGACTCTCCTACTCCATCGCTGCGCTCAGCCTTCACGTTCATAGAGTGGCGGCCATTGCACTCAGCTGGGTGGCTGAACACACGCAGACCTTCTACATCTCGGACTCTGGACTCTGGGACAGGTCACGGCGCCTTCAGTCATAAGTGTATCATTGCGATGAGCGAGTTTGTCGGTGATGTAGTTGGCGCAGATGCCTCACTGCAGGGACCTCTCGTAAATGCACCACGCAAGAGATACCGCGAGGAGAATTACGCGATAGACGCCAACCTTCGGCGCGTGCCCcagcatgtgcgtgtgcaggtggCATGTAAAAATACCACCTGCTTCGTTTCGCTTCGCGGACACGTCCTGGATGCGCAGGGGCGGTTCAACTCGGTTGAGTTCCCTGGTTTAGCCTTTTTCTACAACCCTGTGGTGGCGTGCGTTGCCTCTGGGACCATCACGCTGCATTTTGACAGCAGCAACACTGTCACTGAGCGAATCCTGCACGAGCATTGGCGACCCCCGTGCCCCATTCACGGACCATTCCGCTGCGCTTGCTACACCATGCACAAGGTGGCAGATGAAGTTGCTCAGCTGCTTCGCGAGATCTTTTGTCAGGACGCACCGTTCGACGTTTCGATCGACTGCCTCCGACCCTATCCGCACATTCGCATTGACAGCCAGACAAGGACGTGGTCCTTATCGCTGGTAGGTTTACCGCTTCCCCCCAAGGCATTTGGGCCATTTCCGCTTGGCACCATCACATCTCCTCAGTCTATCAAGAACCACTGGTTTCTGTACCGTGAAAAGAGCAGGGTTGTAGACTCCGCCTGCATAATGTGCGGGAGTGGGTCGGTGATGGAATGCGCCAGGTGTCTGTGTCTTCTGTGTACGGGCTGCGTGGAGCAATGCGGCGCTTGTGGGCGCTACATCTGCCGTGGCTGCTCTAGCGCTGGTGAAAGCGGAATGACCATCTGCTACAGCTGCCCCCTCTAAAGGTCACCATGACAGGAGTGTGGCATCAGGCTTGGAAAGGGTACGCTGTCAGGGTTTTGTCGCTTTGCTGCAGTAACTCAGCACTGACGTGACATCGCTACCTTTGCCCTACCTGTAGCACTTACAGAGACATAGAGAACGAACTCCACATGGAGTGGGAGAATAGCGCTTTTAGCTCGTACGTGGCTAGCGAAGTATATCCAGTATGCGTTTGCTACATCGATGATAGCGGAGCCGCCTTAGCGGACAGCCGTCCATTTAGCGCATCTTTTAGGATGTCGTAAGAAAATCACTTTGATGGCATGCTCTCACGGGAGGTGCCAGCTGCTTGGCACTGCAACTGGGCAAGTGTGTTACGCGCATCTGCAGAAGAGATGCGACTGAAGAGAGTTTTGGCCGCCTTCGTCTGTACTCactcttcccttcttttAACTTGGTTGTATGGAGGGAATACGTGTGCTGTGTGCACCGGTGGGCACGCTGATGCGACAtcattttttttccgctGTTACTGCCATCGAAACCAATACTCCGCTCTACTGCACTTATCGGTGGCGCGTTCTGGCCTCTGTCTTGCAGGCTGAGGTGCAAATGGAGGGCATCGTGGCAGAGTAAGTGTGACTACTGATGCCGAGCAGATTGCTTATCTGTATGTCTTATCGGTTATACAGACAAAGCAGGGAAGCAatctcctccttttcgtaTCTTGCAACTGGGGCCCCACCTCCGTGTCTTCCCTCTGCCGTTCTGTTTCCTTCCCATGCTCACTGCGCCGCACGCTCCGTCCTTTCCAGTGGCTTATCCGTCTGTTAGCGACACTCCCTATCACCATAGCTGTCTCAAAGCTCCCTGTACCCTCCCTGATCTCAGTATACACCTGCACCTTTCTTCTTTCTGTTGTTCCTCTCTCATTTCTCTCCTATTGCGTGGGCGTTTGGCTGACACAGCACTACACGAGCGACGCTATCACAGTTTCCGTCCTtaccgctttttttttttttgcaacCGTCCTACTCTTGAATCGAAGCAGGATGCCGATCAAGTACAGCTGCGTGAATGATGAGATGAGGCTTCTGGCCGAGCATCCGGCTGGCGAGCAGTCGAAGCTTGCCGAGACGATGCAGAAGGTCATCGCTACTGTCCCGCCCAAGGAGTACCGCCATAAGACGATCGAGGACAAGGATGGTGGCGTCAACTATAACTACATCAGCAACGGCGAGGGGTGCATCGTGGCATGCGTGACAACAAGTGACATGCGTATGCGTACCGTCTTCGCGTTCCTAGAAGCTGTCGAACCACTTGTTCGAGGGAATGTCGGTTCACAGGGATCTGAGTTACGCAATGGAAAGAAGCTACTACAGCAGAAGATGGAGTTCTACAACAACCCCCAGAACGATAAGATCACCGCGCTGAACGATGATATCAATCAGGTAGTGGATGTCATGATAGACAACATGGACAAGGTGCTAGCGCGTGGTGACCGTATCGACACGCTGCACGAAAAATCCTCAACTCTGGCGGATCAGGCGCAGCAATTCCAGCGGCGCTCGACGGAGCTAAAGCGGAACCTGTGCATGAAGAATCTGAAGCTCACCCTGATGATTGCCGGTGCCGTGATTGTAATGCTCATCATCATTGTTCTGATCGCTTGCAAGCCCAACTTTTCGCGCTGCCGTTAAGTGTGAGCAGCAGTGTCTCCCTGCAGGAGACCACGACTGCAGGCTCACGGCAGGGCTCAAACACTGTGAAATTGGACTAGGCGGTTGTGGCTTTCTGACCTCCCTTGCGAAGTGGAATGTGGGTTTGAATCGTTCTGAACGGAACTATACAGTGGTCTGCACTTTGAGCTTACCGATTCAGTGTGCTGTATGCTTACTTTGATACAGCGCGGGGGGATGGGAGTGGAGGTGAGGGCCTTCTGTCATTGAGGGTTGAAGCCCTTGAACAGTGAGGAGGACgaaacagagaggaaaagggcaaGTCGTCGAGGGGAGGTAAATGACGAAGAACAGGCACGGATGAAGACGACATATTTCAGCTCTCTATTCTGCCCGATGGGTGTATTGGGTTTTTGGTCCTGGTGAAGGGAAGCGAGGAGTACTGAAGCTTATCTTTCTGCTGTTGTGAaatatatttttttttgcattGCTTTTGCGTTCTCTCTatgcttctttttttttttacgtTCTCTATGTCCTTTACCCACGTCAgctcttccctctctgaTTTGCTGGGAGTTTCAGTACTGCCCcgcttcttctgcctcttgtgctgtttctctttcttctgttctgttctctttctctttttgcGGTTGCTTTGCTTCACTTACGTTTCCACGTATGGGTGCCCTCAGCTGTTCCGGGAATGAAATCGTGTGCTGCTATGCGGGCGCGTTCGGGGTCGCGTGATTCTGGACAGAATGGTGACTACAAGACTAGGAATGACGTCTTGCGATACTCTTTTTCTGTGTTTCTATAGTAGGGCCTTCACGCACGGAAAGAGCGATTTGCTGAGGTAAGTTTGCTTGGAACAGAAAAGAGTTGCTCTCTTAGAACGCAGTCGGTTTGCTTCGTGCCGGTGTTTGTCTCTGTGTGGGATTTTCTTTTCGTTGTGGTGGATCGTCATGCGCTGTTTGCGATGTGGAAGATGGTAAATGAGATAGTGTGTTTGTGCGCCGGTTGCTGCCGTCGAAGCTTTTTTGATGAGTGCTGCTGTAGAGATCGAGCATGCCGGCTGTTTCAGCCATGAGGTGTGTTGCTTTTTGATTCACGGTTTCTGGGGGACTGCTTCAAGCAACCTGCTCGACTACGGGActctggaggcgctgcactcTGAGCAGGGGTGTACTTTTCGGAGGTGCCAATGGTAACTCTGCCCTTAGTAGCAGCGTTTCCCTTTCACTTCTGGTGTGAGGGGCTCTCTTCGAGTACGCAGGTCATGAGGAGGTttgaaaggggggaggcgacaGCCGTATGCCAATGGTAATGTGATGTGCCTGTTCACTCGGTTGCCTTCCCTTTAGAAGCCGCATTCCTGGCGCCAGCAACAGAAAGGCGCTTGAtcgagaaacaaaaaaaatgAATTCCCTTCTTCCATAATCACAGGCGCGCTCCTTTGCTTCTTTTCCGCTCTCATGCGCACATATGCATAGTTTTTTGTGTGCGTTTAGGTCgagtctttttttttgtcccTCAACTCCCCCACATATTCCTCACAGCTACAGTATACCCTCACGCATCGCACTGGTGAAGCAAGGGCCTGTGTCAACGAGCGCAGCTCGCTTGCCTTTTTTTAGCAGGGCTAAACAGAAAAATCATCGGAAGATGAGGAACGAAAGAATCGACTTTTTTGTGTTGCAAATTCGGCTGACGACGTTACATCCTTAAACCACTCCTACGATCATAGGGAGATGGACTTGACAGACAACTCGATGTGGACGCTTGTCGAGGAGGCCGTCATTGAAGACAGGggtgaggacgaggaggaggttcTGGCCCAAATGGTCCGTTCGTATCTAGCGCGGAGAGGCCTAACCGACACTCTCGCCGCTTTCGACGAGGAGCACCAGTCTTACTGGAGTTCTTCAAAACACCCCTACAAGGGATCTCCGGACGCATCCAAGCCAGCAGCGAGTGGGGAAGTAGCAGATCTAATGCTGGCAGCCGATCACCCTAATGTGAACTATGCTGCCTCTCTGGATGAGGCTAGTGGTGGGATGGACAAGCGCAAGGTGGCGCAACTTCTTTGTCTGCAGGAGAGAtacgaggcagcggcggcgctgatggCGCCTTCCTCGCTTGCGCGCATTCGTCTCCTATGCATTCAGGCACAGAGTCTAGAGGatactgttgctgctgtgtttTACCTGGCGACTCATGTCGCACCGCTCGTGCCGTTCTGCACCGATCCTACGATGGGCCACAGGGTGTACACAGCTGCGTTGAGTAATTTGCTGAGTCCGTGCCGTGAGAGGTCAATTCCTGACGCAGAGGCGCTTGCTAGGGAGGTGAACGACGAGCTTTGCGGCCGTGAGCAGCGCAGTAGTCTTCACGTGTTGTTTAATTGGGCTTACTGGCAGGAAACGTCGCATACCATCTGAGGTGCTAAAGCGTGTCTGTGCGACGGAATGCCGGGCGACTTTGCGCTGCAGGCGTCTGCACTCCAAGCATCGAATTTACTTCTCTCATTCATAGCAGACAAatgtttctctccccctacTTTTGGGAGGTGATGTGACAACAACGTAGTCACTGCTGTCCACGCTGTTTATTCGCTTTGCTGTAGTGCTGTCTTTTTTTTGCGTCCTGCATCCGGCGTTCTGTACCTGGAAGTGGCAGTACAACAAGTCATAAGAGGGGAAGGTCCAGAGCTAGGCATCCAAGCCAGACATGTACGCgatcttctcctctcttcgcttttctcttcgtATGCCGAGTGACGTAGGTGTGACGACCCTGCATGCCCTATTCCCCACTTCCTGCCACTGCATCGTTCGAGGTCTCACTCTTTTGCGCTGCTGGATTCCTGTTTCTTGACggcaccctctccccctcacctccccccacacccagaagaaaaggaacgAATGTGTGCAAGTAGCATGCTTTTAGCTGTGGGCTTTCTCTGTATTCGCAGCTTGTGGCAAATGACGTGTGCCCCGAGAGGATGACTGAAGCTCCTCGGCTATGCATGCCGTGGATCCTGCAATCATATGGGCGCGCGGCGTGGTGAGGGAACCTATTCGGATGGCTAAACTAGGGGCCATGGGGAACGATTGCAATGTCTCCGACTGCTTAAGCCACCGCCCGTCTCCGGTGATGTGACCTTCCCCGTAACACCGCTCTTAGACACGGTCACCCTCCTATGGGCGgtactctctccttcttgaTCGTTTGGGTCTTTTGTCTCTCCGTGTTTTCTCTGGCCTTAATACTCTACACTGGTGGTGagcgtacgtgcgtgtgtgtggcttcgtgctctcctcgttctctGTACGACGGGGACAATACTCTGCACTGTATTTGCTTATTGGCTTTTCCCTCCTTGCGCTCCGCGATTGGGCAGTGTGTCACTCGTGTCTGAGGCGTTCTTCTCGCTTTTAGGCTCTCATACTCTCTCCACCAAATTAGTATTCGCGTGGTTTTCTTAACTCGCAGTCGAGCTTCCGCATCTCCATCATGGCGTCTTTTAAGGAACTGAACGACCGCCTGACGAAGCAGTCGTACGTGTCTGGCTACACCCCAAGCACCGACGATGAAAAGCTCTTTCGCGAGATCTTTGGCGACAATGCAAACGTAGTTCAGTGGGCTGCGCGCATGGCGACGTACTACCCTAGCGAGCGCGCTAATATGCAGCGCCTACCTGTTGAGTCGGAAGACTCCTCGGAAATGAAGTAGGATGATTGGTGTGGCTTTTGCACATGTGCCGAGTAGAATAACGCCTGGTTGTGTGCGTTAGCAGCTGCCTCGTCATTGTGTTGTGCGACAGCAGCTACACCTCCAGTCGGAGAGGGCAGTGTGCGAGACAAGAGGTTCCAAAGGCCATTATCGATGCGTTTAGCTTCTCGCTTGCACGTGAGTCTGTCCGGTGGCGTCTAAggctgcagcacgcgtgcgcgcaccCACGCTTCCCAGTTGACGAAATGCAAAACCGACGCCGTGTTCTCTACGTGTTTATTTTTGTatttttttctgttgttgtgCGGTGACAGCTCCTGTGAtgttgtatgtgtgtgtgtgtgtgtgtgtgtgtgtgtgtgtgtgtgtggctcaATTTCaacctcttcctctctcggTTTTCTCGATCAATGTCACTCAACGGCCTGTAGGTGCCCTTTTCATTCTCAATGCAACTATCCATAACGAGAAGCCTACAGTTCTAGCTGCTCGTAAAGCGGCGGTGGGTGATGAGCGGGACACGCGGGTGGTGCTTCACTTTCGCCTTTAATCCCTTCCCccgaaagagaagcgactCCTACCGTGGTATTCGTTTACTCTCGGTGAGGTTGTCGAAAAGGAGACTCGAATAGTTATGGGTCCCGACACGATTGCAGCGTGTTCGTTTGGGTTCATCGGTGCGCAGGCAGTGAATGGTGTGCCACCACCTATTGCTGCTTGACTGCCAACTTGCCAACAAAAGTTgtattttcttttttttttcgcttgcCGCTTCCTCTCGTTGTCCTTTACTCTCTGTCCCTCTTTCAAATGCTCCTATCGTTACAGTACTGTGCATCGCAATCCTTTTCCCTACAACGCCACGAGACTACATCTCTCGTCATACTACACCTGGTGCTCCGCATTGTTGTCTTTAGCCGCTGGGGACTCAAGGGAGAATGTCTCAGTGTGCATGTGATATGTTTGTGACTGGTATGGCCTGCGCTGAACTGATGTGCAGCTTTCGCCGAATGCACGCTCATCACTCATAGCTGCTTTCGTATAGAACTGCCCTAGACGTCCGTCTACGCACGCAAACAAGTGCCTGTGCCTATATGCCGGTGCGTGGGTTCTTCAGTCCACactcggcggtggtgctttTTGGTGCCATTGCGGTAAATCTAACCAGAATTCATTATTTGGACGTGGGCTGCGTCTCGTCCGCAGCCAGAATCTATTGGACTGCTTCACAATACTACTATTACGAAAatgtggttgtgtgtgtagcGCGCCCACCAGTTTTTCGAAGGCTTCGTCTTGTATTCATCCAACGGCGAATGTCGGTTGACAAAGTCTTCCCCCGTGCCCACGGCCACTGTCGTTTGTCCCACGCCCCgccgctttcttctcccctcttcgctcttccCCATCCCTCTTCTGTGATTACTGTTATCTGTCTCCTTTGCCCAATCGTCTTTTTTCCCTTAAACGAAACATGCGCCTCAGTACAGCTATTCCACACGCAAAGCCATAGAGGTCGTTTAATGAGTCATCATGGCCTACATTCACATTTGCCGCCATGGTCAGGATATGGACAACGCGCACGGCATTTTGAATGGACACCGAAACGAGCCGCTCTCTGATCTCGGTCGTAGTCAAGCTGTAACGGTTGCCAACAAGATCAAAGAGAGCGGTGTCAACTACAGCATCATCTACTCCtccccgctgcag
Coding sequences:
- a CDS encoding putative vesicle-associated membrane protein produces the protein MPIKYSCVNDEMRLLAEHPAGEQSKLAETMQKVIATVPPKEYRHKTIEDKDGGVNYNYISNGEGCIVACVTTSDMRMRTVFAFLEAVEPLVRGNVGSQGSELRNGKKLLQQKMEFYNNPQNDKITALNDDINQVVDVMIDNMDKVLARGDRIDTLHEKSSTLADQAQQFQRRSTELKRNLCMKNLKLTLMIAGAVIVMLIIIVLIACKPNFSRCR